In Mastomys coucha isolate ucsf_1 unplaced genomic scaffold, UCSF_Mcou_1 pScaffold5, whole genome shotgun sequence, one genomic interval encodes:
- the Prss38 gene encoding serine protease 38, whose product MDCASGFMAAPTSSLRFLGYLLLLLLLATTTWVTSASRRHPKSQANSLSSDVACGQPVLQGKILGGEFSRDRKWPWQISVHYSGFHICGGSILNAYWVLSAAHCFVRGKKLQTFDIYVGITNLEVANRHTQWFEINRVIIHPTYEMFHPVGGDIALVQLKSAIVFSDFVLPICLPPSDLNLRNLSCWITGWGMVSPEGETGKELLEAQLPLIPRLQCQLLYGLTSYLLPEMLCAADIKNMKNVCEGDSGGPLVCKQNETWLQIGIVSWGRGCAQPLYPGVFANVSYFLSWIRYHIETIPNPPEIPPSLSSAPRNTLSVFVTVMGTLLVL is encoded by the exons ATGGACTGCGCCTCTGGCTTCATGGCCGCCCCCACTTCCAGCCTGCGTTTCCTGGGAtacctgctgcttctgcttctactgGCTACCACAACCTGGGTCACGTCAGCCAGTCGCCGACACCCCAAGAGCCAGGCAAACTCACTGAGCAGTGACGTGG CCTGTGGCCAGCCAGTTCTGCAAGGCAAGATCTTGGGTGGAGAGTTTTCTCGTGATCGGAAATGGCCGTGGCAGATCAGCGTGCATTACTCTGGCTTTCACATCTGTGGTGGCTCCATCCTCAATGCCTACTGGGTGCTGTCCGCAGCACACTGCTTTGTCAG GGGGAAGAAACTCCAAACCTTTGACATATACGTGGGCATCACCAACCTTGAGGTGGCCAACAGGCATACCCAGTGGTTTGAGATTAACCGGGTGATCATTCACCCCACCTACGAAATGTTCCATCCTGTTGGAGGGGACATAGCGCTAGTTCAATTGAAGAGCGCCATCGTATTTTCTGACTTCGTGCTCCCAATTTGCTTGCCACCTTCCGACCTGAATCTCAGAAATTTGTCTTGCTGGATTACTGGATGGGGAATGGTCTCACCGGAAG GCGAAACCGGAAAAGAGCTATTGGAAGCCCAGTTGCCACTAATCCCTAGGTTACAGTGTCAGCTGCTTTATGGATTAACATCCTACCTCCTGCCAGAAATGCTGTGTGCTGCGGACATCAAGAATATGAAGAATGTGTGTGAG GGTGACTCTGGCGGTCCACTGGTATGTAAGCAGAATGAGACCTGGTTGCAGATTGGAATAGTGAGCTGGGGACGTGGTTGTGCCCAACCCCTGTACCCAGGGGTGTTCGCCAATGTCTCCTATTTTTTGAGTTGGATCCGTTATCATATAGAAACCATACCCAATCCTCCTGAGATACCCCCCTCCCTCTCATCAGCCCCAAGAAACACCCTAAGCGTTTTTGTGACCGTAATGGGGACCCTGCTGGTTTTATGA